A genome region from Halorussus pelagicus includes the following:
- a CDS encoding DUF4097 family beta strand repeat-containing protein: MKIDTQRRRVLGLGATGALAALSGCSGATPFVGKRMKDAQTFDADAVNSVAVDAENGEIRVRPTDADRVRVETVKKSGSVFSDLSDVSVDMGVENGELSVSTRQTGDGSWLGGVPAVEMNVELPSGVDIGKLRTKNGSVDVRNVESDAALVTENGPIEAHGIDGVVSAESENGGVTIRGGAGISDVRTENGNIEVDVPAISGETTVETDNGNVSAAIAPDLNATLVANNDIGEIDVRLSGFEADARSEHHVEGSLGEGGPELQFVTDNGSIELSELR, from the coding sequence ATGAAGATAGACACTCAGCGCCGTCGCGTCCTCGGACTGGGCGCGACGGGCGCGCTCGCAGCTCTTTCAGGGTGTAGCGGCGCGACGCCGTTTGTCGGCAAGCGAATGAAAGATGCACAGACTTTCGACGCGGATGCGGTGAACTCCGTCGCGGTGGACGCCGAGAACGGCGAGATTCGCGTCCGGCCGACCGACGCCGACCGCGTTCGAGTCGAGACCGTCAAAAAGTCGGGGTCGGTCTTCAGCGACCTGAGCGACGTGAGCGTCGATATGGGCGTCGAGAACGGCGAACTGTCCGTCTCGACTCGTCAGACTGGGGACGGGTCGTGGCTCGGCGGCGTCCCCGCAGTCGAGATGAACGTCGAACTCCCCTCGGGCGTCGATATCGGCAAACTTCGGACCAAGAACGGGAGCGTGGACGTTCGTAACGTCGAATCCGACGCGGCGCTCGTCACCGAGAACGGACCTATCGAGGCACACGGCATCGACGGGGTCGTCTCCGCCGAGAGCGAGAACGGGGGCGTGACGATTCGTGGCGGCGCGGGCATCAGCGACGTGCGGACCGAGAACGGAAACATCGAAGTAGACGTTCCGGCGATAAGCGGCGAGACGACCGTCGAGACCGACAACGGGAACGTGAGCGCGGCGATTGCGCCCGACCTGAACGCGACCCTCGTGGCCAACAACGACATCGGCGAAATCGACGTTCGGCTGTCGGGATTCGAGGCGGACGCTCGGTCCGAGCATCACGTGGAGGGGTCGCTCGGCGAGGGCGGTCCGGAACTCCAGTTCGTCACCGACAACGGAAGCATCGAACTCTCGGAACTGCGGTAA
- a CDS encoding DUF7521 family protein, with amino-acid sequence MTPGIVLQTVVGGSRIAVVLALAGLLVAAGLSLIVVYKLFAGYRRNGTRPMLALAVGLALLVTGPIFLRLAFSNIWEVSPEVRSIATATSELFGLVTILYAIYDP; translated from the coding sequence ATGACGCCCGGTATCGTCCTCCAGACGGTCGTCGGTGGCTCCCGAATTGCCGTCGTCCTCGCGCTCGCCGGACTGCTGGTCGCGGCGGGCCTGTCGCTGATAGTCGTCTACAAACTGTTCGCTGGCTACCGGCGCAACGGCACGCGCCCGATGCTCGCGCTGGCGGTCGGTCTCGCGCTCCTCGTGACCGGTCCCATCTTCCTGCGCCTCGCGTTCAGCAACATCTGGGAGGTATCGCCCGAAGTACGGTCGATTGCGACGGCCACTTCCGAACTGTTCGGTCTCGTGACCATCCTGTACGCCATCTATGACCCCTAA
- a CDS encoding DUF7521 family protein: MTPNVVTLALSLPAALGLFVSYLAYRGYRRHGSTTMGLLAVGVACFTAIPFAFRTLVAPALAWSDALTILAIATAYNVGLAAILWSLRGN; this comes from the coding sequence ATGACCCCTAACGTCGTCACGCTCGCGTTGTCGCTCCCGGCCGCCCTCGGCCTGTTCGTCTCCTACTTGGCCTACAGAGGCTACCGACGACACGGAAGCACGACCATGGGACTGCTCGCGGTCGGTGTCGCATGTTTTACCGCGATTCCGTTCGCCTTTCGAACCCTCGTCGCGCCCGCGCTGGCGTGGTCGGACGCGCTGACGATTCTGGCCATCGCCACGGCGTACAACGTCGGTCTCGCGGCGATTCTCTGGTCGCTCCGCGGGAACTGA
- a CDS encoding ArsR/SmtB family transcription factor — MFELLDDEYARDILVATYREPKSADALAEVCDASPSTIYRRVERLEDQHLLDAEQRLDPDGHHYEVYAACLQRVTVELTEDGIEIDVDRDEDAVDRFTRLYEGFK, encoded by the coding sequence GCTTGACGACGAGTACGCCCGCGACATCCTCGTAGCGACCTACCGAGAGCCGAAGTCCGCCGACGCGCTCGCGGAGGTCTGCGACGCCTCGCCCTCGACTATCTACCGACGCGTCGAGCGCCTCGAAGACCAGCACCTGCTCGACGCCGAACAGCGGCTCGACCCGGACGGCCACCACTACGAGGTGTACGCGGCGTGCCTCCAGCGAGTCACCGTCGAACTGACCGAGGACGGCATCGAAATCGACGTGGACCGTGACGAGGACGCGGTGGACCGCTTCACCAGACTCTACGAGGGGTTCAAATGA
- a CDS encoding CDC48 family AAA ATPase, with protein sequence MNEVQLEVAKAYPNDSGRGIARLDPDTLLHLKLSPGDIIEIEGGETTAAKVWRADRQDWNTDTVRIDGFTRQNADVGIGERVEIRKAEAEKADKLVLAPPEEASVQFGSDAAGMVKRQILKRPVVERDIVPVMSSTNHPFMRSPGQAIPLIAVETEPDGVCLITEDTEVELREEPISGFEKTGGGITYEDIGGLESEIQRVREMVELPMKHPQIFKKLGIEPPQGVLLHGPPGTGKTLLAKAVANETSASFFSIAGPEIISKYYGESEQQLREIFEDATEESPSIIFIDELDSIAPKREDVTGEVERRVVAQLLTMMDGLESRGQVIVIAATNRVDSVDPALRRPGRFDREIEIGVPDETGREEILQIHTRGMPLSDDVNLPNLANDTHGFVGADIESLTKEAAMKALRRYLPEIDLDEEDIPPSLIDRMIVKRQDFNGALNEVEPSAMREVLVELPKISWDDVGGLEDAKDQVQESVEWPLSSPEKFQRLGINPPSGVLLYGPPGTGKTLMAKAVANETNANFISVRGPQLLSKWVGESEKAIRQTFRKARQVSPTVIFFDELDSLAPSRSQEMGSNVSERVVNQLLTELDGLEEKGDVMVIGATNRPDMIDPALIRSGRFDRLVMIGQPDEEGREQILKIHTDDTPLSADVSLRELAEITDGYVGSDLESIAREAAIEALREDDDATEVGMSHFRQAMENVRPTITEDLLDYYEQMEDEFKGGSSSPTESRRGGRIGFQ encoded by the coding sequence ATGAATGAAGTCCAACTAGAGGTGGCAAAGGCGTACCCGAACGATTCGGGTCGCGGTATCGCCCGTCTCGACCCGGACACGCTGTTGCATCTAAAGCTCAGTCCGGGCGACATCATCGAAATCGAAGGCGGAGAAACGACCGCCGCGAAGGTCTGGCGCGCGGACCGGCAGGACTGGAACACCGACACGGTTCGCATCGACGGCTTCACGCGGCAGAACGCCGACGTGGGCATCGGCGAGCGCGTCGAAATCCGGAAGGCCGAGGCCGAGAAGGCCGACAAACTCGTCCTCGCGCCGCCCGAGGAGGCCAGCGTCCAGTTCGGTTCCGACGCGGCCGGAATGGTCAAGCGCCAGATTCTCAAGCGTCCGGTGGTCGAGCGCGACATCGTCCCCGTGATGTCCTCGACCAACCACCCGTTCATGCGGTCGCCCGGTCAGGCGATTCCGCTCATCGCGGTCGAGACCGAACCGGACGGCGTCTGTCTCATCACCGAAGACACCGAGGTCGAGTTGCGCGAAGAGCCAATCAGCGGCTTCGAGAAGACCGGCGGCGGCATCACCTACGAGGACATCGGCGGTCTCGAAAGCGAGATTCAGCGCGTCCGGGAGATGGTCGAACTCCCGATGAAGCACCCCCAGATTTTCAAGAAACTGGGCATCGAACCGCCCCAAGGCGTCCTGCTCCACGGGCCGCCCGGTACGGGCAAGACCCTGCTCGCCAAGGCGGTCGCTAACGAGACCTCCGCGAGTTTCTTCTCCATCGCGGGACCGGAAATCATCTCCAAATACTACGGCGAGTCCGAGCAACAACTCCGGGAGATATTCGAGGACGCCACCGAGGAGTCGCCCTCCATCATCTTCATCGACGAGTTGGACTCCATCGCGCCCAAGCGCGAGGACGTGACCGGCGAAGTCGAGCGCCGCGTCGTCGCCCAACTGCTGACGATGATGGACGGTCTCGAATCGCGCGGACAGGTCATCGTCATCGCGGCGACCAACCGCGTGGACAGCGTGGACCCGGCCCTGCGGCGTCCCGGCCGGTTCGACCGCGAAATCGAAATCGGCGTGCCCGACGAGACCGGCCGCGAGGAGATTCTCCAGATTCACACCCGCGGGATGCCCCTGAGCGACGACGTGAACCTCCCGAACCTCGCCAACGACACCCACGGCTTCGTCGGCGCGGACATCGAGAGCCTGACCAAGGAGGCCGCGATGAAGGCTCTGCGCAGGTACCTCCCCGAAATCGACCTCGACGAGGAGGATATCCCGCCGAGCCTCATCGACCGGATGATAGTCAAACGGCAGGACTTCAACGGCGCGCTCAACGAGGTCGAACCCTCCGCGATGCGCGAAGTCCTCGTGGAACTGCCCAAGATTTCGTGGGACGACGTGGGCGGTCTCGAAGACGCGAAAGACCAAGTGCAGGAGAGCGTTGAGTGGCCCCTCTCCTCGCCCGAGAAGTTCCAGCGGTTGGGAATCAACCCGCCGAGCGGCGTCCTGCTCTACGGCCCGCCCGGCACGGGCAAGACCCTGATGGCGAAGGCAGTGGCCAACGAGACCAACGCCAATTTCATCTCGGTCCGCGGTCCCCAACTCCTCTCGAAGTGGGTCGGCGAGTCCGAGAAGGCCATCCGCCAGACGTTCCGGAAGGCCCGGCAGGTCTCCCCGACGGTCATCTTCTTCGACGAGTTGGACAGCCTCGCGCCCTCGCGCAGTCAGGAGATGGGCAGTAACGTCTCCGAGCGCGTGGTCAACCAACTGCTCACGGAACTCGACGGTCTCGAAGAGAAGGGCGACGTGATGGTCATCGGCGCGACCAACCGCCCGGACATGATCGACCCGGCGCTCATCCGCTCGGGACGGTTCGACCGCCTCGTCATGATCGGCCAACCCGACGAGGAGGGCCGCGAGCAGATTCTGAAGATTCACACGGACGACACGCCGCTGTCGGCCGACGTGAGCCTTCGGGAACTCGCGGAGATTACGGATGGCTACGTGGGTAGCGACCTCGAATCCATCGCCCGCGAGGCCGCCATTGAGGCGCTCCGTGAGGACGACGACGCCACCGAAGTCGGCATGAGCCACTTCCGGCAGGCAATGGAGAACGTCCGCCCGACGATCACCGAGGACCTGCTCGACTACTACGAGCAGATGGAAGACGAGTTCAAAGGCGGCTCGTCCAGTCCGACCGAGAGTCGGCGCGGCGGCCGGATCGGCTTCCAATGA